The window TCAGAAGGTCAAAAAGTGAAACCGGCGGAACTGCGCGCTTGCTTGCGGTGTTTTTAAGAAACGCACGAAGTCGCGGGCTGCGGCGCGGTTGCGTGATTTGGTTACCACAATCGCCGGATATACAATGGGTTCGTGCATCGAAGCAGGAGCCATTGCGGCAACGCGTACTGGGGCCATTGCTGCATCGCTGGCGTAAACCACACCCGCTTCGACGTTGCCCAGTTGCACTTGAGTCAGGGCTTCGCGCACATCGCGCGTGCGAATGGCCTTGCGCGCGACTCGTGGCCAGATCCCCAGTTTGGAAAATACTTCCCGCGCGCGGTCGCCCGCCGGAACGCCAGTCGCGCCAACAGCAATGCGACGAATACGCGGCGAAAGCACATCGCGGAAACGGCGCGGGCGTAACACCGAATCGCGCGGCACCACCAGAACCAGACGATTACGCGCCACGGTTTCACGCGTTGGGTCGAGCGCCAAACCTTGCCCAATGAGGTCAACGACGTTTTTCGCGGCAGCAGAAATAAAAACATCGACCGGCGCGCCGTTTTCGATTTGCCGCTGCAACGCGCCCGACGAGGCTAAGTTAAAGCG is drawn from Abditibacteriaceae bacterium and contains these coding sequences:
- the modA gene encoding molybdate ABC transporter substrate-binding protein, with translation MKHFFLLLVLLAAIHSAHAQTLTVSAAASLRDVMVPLGKMYQKKNPRVRLRFNLASSGALQRQIENGAPVDVFISAAAKNVVDLIGQGLALDPTRETVARNRLVLVVPRDSVLRPRRFRDVLSPRIRRIAVGATGVPAGDRAREVFSKLGIWPRVARKAIRTRDVREALTQVQLGNVEAGVVYASDAAMAPVRVAAMAPASMHEPIVYPAIVVTKSRNRAAARDFVRFLKTPQASAQFRRFHFLTF